The Acidobacteriota bacterium region ATGACTTCAACGTGCGGCCCGAAACTCAGCGCAAATTCGGCGGCTTCGTCTTCCAACTGAAATCGCATCTTTACCTTGATCCAGCCGTCTGTGTCCGGTTCGCTTGTGTATTCAACACGGGCAAAACGCACGGCGTAATGTAATCTTCGCAACGCTTCCTGTCGCACGCGCAACGTCGCATCAAACCGTGGCAGTCGCGTTTTGAACACTTCGGCGGATTGTTGCCAATGCGCCGCCAAGTCGAAATCCGCGGGGCGCTTGCTCGGTTCGTCCAACAGCGCAGCCGTCAGCACGCGCGAAACGCGATAGGTGCGTGGTTCTCCTTCGGTGGCGGCGATCAGATACCAGACGCTGCCTTTGGCAACCAATCCAAGCGGATCCACCACACGCTCGAATGCTTCGCAATCCGGGTCGCGTTGGTACGAAATGCGCAGCTTGCAATCCTGCCAGACGGCTTGTTGCAGCGCGGGCAACATCGGCACGGATTCTTCCGGGCGATGCCAACCTGTGACATCCACGTGAATTCGCTGCCGAGCGAATTCCGCGTCGCGCCGCGCTTCGGGCGGAACCTCGGCCAGCAACTTGGTCATCGCCGCTTCCGAGGTTTTCGCCCATCCCAGATCGGTCAACAATTGCGGCGGCACATTCAAAAACAGCGATTGAATTTCCGTGTCGTGCAATCCCGTCAATTTGGTTCGGTAATCGCCGACCAACCGCCAACCGCCGCCCGCGCCGCGATCCGCCGTGACCGGAACGCCGACGGAACTCAGCGCTTCCATATCACGGTGAATGGTGCGTTCGGACACTTCCAAGCGCCGGGCAAGTTCATTCGCCGTCAGGCAGCGATGAATTTGCAGCAACAATAAAATCGAAATCAGCCGGTCAGCACGCATACATCCTCACAAGGGAAAAGAAATATGACAGAAGATGGCAGGAATCGTGGCGCAGGATGCGGCGCGAATCAACTTTCAAAAGGAGAAAACCCGTATGGCAAATTCAAAAGCTCGTTCCCAAAAAGCATCCGCTGGCGCATCAGTTCCCAAAGCCGACCGTCCGCACATCCCCGGTTACGGCGTGCCGAAAGGCAAAGCGGGAATGCTTGCCTGGTCGCACGTCACGGAACGCATGACTGCCGCGCAAAACTATTGGATCACCACGGTCAGCCCTGATGGACATCCGCATGCAACGCCTGTGTGGGGATTGTGGGTGGATGACAAGCTGTATTTTGGCGGAGGCGTGATGACCAAACGCAGCCGTAATTTGAATGAAAACCCGGCGGTGTGCGTGCATCTGGAAAGCGGTTCGGACGTGATCATTTTGCAGGGCGCAGCGCATCCGATGGCCAAACCCGACGCGGAACTGATCGCTCGGTTGATTGATATGTCCGGAGAAAAGTATGGCTACAAGCCGAAGCCGGAAGAATACGGCGGGCCTGGAGGTTTTGTCTTCTACCCCAGCATGGTGTTGGCGTGGACGCAATTCCCGAAAGACGCAACGCGCTGGCGGTTTACGCAGGAAGGTTGAAAAGAAGCTCGGAGTTCCGCCCCGATTGATTCGTTTCGGATTGGCTGATGCCGGAACTCTGAGCGAATTCCGGTTCCGCATCAATCACACCGCAATCGCATTCCTGGACTGCCAGCACCAGGTTGAGAGTTAGACCGGTTTTCAGTTGAATGTAAGGCGGATTCTTTATCCGCCTTACAAGTAATGCGGTATAGAACGGGTAAAGAACCCGTTCTATACTGTATACGCAATTGCAAACCGGTCTAAGTTGTTGTCAGTGATGGTGCCACTATTTGATGTAGATGCGCACGACGTTGGCCATTTGACCATCTACCGTCAGCGCCACATCCACATCCCCGCGTCCCCCAAGCGAGCGGGGCAACAGCACGTTGATTTGATCCAGCCCGACGTAATCACCCTGCGCGCCGGCAAAAATGACCGACGCATCAGTTCCGCCCACCGCAACCGTCGTGGCGGTTAGCGAACTACGCCCGCGTATGCCCGTGCCATAAAGAATCAGGAAGATCTGGTCGGTTTCGGCGCCCAAATCTATTGGCACTGCTATAAAGCGATTTTGCACCGCGTCGAACTGGGCCACCGGTTCATAGCTTTGAGTGCCATTGGCTTTGACACGCAAGAGTTGAGCGGCAGGCACGCCCTGGCCGTTAGAGTTGGCGGCGAACAGACCGGGCGCAACAGGGACAATTTGCACTTTACCGAAGGCAGAACTGCCATCCCCGCTGACAACCATAATAGTGGCTTCGCCTAATGCGGCGTCGGTGGGAATTTGATAATTGATCTGAGACGGTGAGACATAAAAGATTGGGGCCAGGAGTTCGGTGTCCGCGCTATCGCGCACCAGAACACGCGTGCCTTGCAGCACGCCTGGCAACGGCCTCGTTGATGCCGCTATCGTATCCGTCGCCAGCGCTGTTCCAAACGCAGAAACAATCGAACCGGTTGCCAGCACAGGCTCGGCGTTATAACTCGCAGCAGATACGTTGGCTAAATTCGCAGGTTGTAAATGCGGATTCGTGGCAGCAAAAACGCCACGCCCATTTGTGCCCGCCAACAACGTTTCGCCTTTCGCCGTCAGTGCAGTGATTGAGCGTGTCAATAGACCAGTGTTGATCGGTGTCCAATTGCGACCTTGATTTTTAGAGAAGTAAATTCCATTTGCTGAGGTCGCGGCGTACAACGTGTCGTTACTGAACGCCAGCGCATTCGCTGCAAGCATAGAGCGAGACACTGTGAAACTTCCGCCATTATCTGTCGAAGCAAAAATCCTGGGTTCGCTACCGACGTTTGGGTTATATGCTTCGCCACCAAACAAGACTTGATTGCCTTGCGCAATAATGCACTGGGCTGAATTTATCGAG contains the following coding sequences:
- a CDS encoding YafY family transcriptional regulator, with amino-acid sequence MRADRLISILLLLQIHRCLTANELARRLEVSERTIHRDMEALSSVGVPVTADRGAGGGWRLVGDYRTKLTGLHDTEIQSLFLNVPPQLLTDLGWAKTSEAAMTKLLAEVPPEARRDAEFARQRIHVDVTGWHRPEESVPMLPALQQAVWQDCKLRISYQRDPDCEAFERVVDPLGLVAKGSVWYLIAATEGEPRTYRVSRVLTAALLDEPSKRPADFDLAAHWQQSAEVFKTRLPRFDATLRVRQEALRRLHYAVRFARVEYTSEPDTDGWIKVKMRFQLEDEAAEFALSFGPHVEVMEPLTLREKVIRLAESVVEFYANLSLVGEPSHRE
- a CDS encoding pyridoxamine 5'-phosphate oxidase family protein, which translates into the protein MANSKARSQKASAGASVPKADRPHIPGYGVPKGKAGMLAWSHVTERMTAAQNYWITTVSPDGHPHATPVWGLWVDDKLYFGGGVMTKRSRNLNENPAVCVHLESGSDVIILQGAAHPMAKPDAELIARLIDMSGEKYGYKPKPEEYGGPGGFVFYPSMVLAWTQFPKDATRWRFTQEG